The Thiovulum sp. ES genome includes a window with the following:
- a CDS encoding hypothetical protein (PFAM: Caspase domain; Protein of unknown function (DUF1566)): MGIFSFGKIKKNETGMILRFFLLTVVVFSPLFSLDHAMRLKMEAESKVALVVGNSEYSKSNYFDKLPNPTNDVREISRKLKSLGFAVIEGHNLSESELNRKLKMLYYKLSKSEKGVGLFYFAGHGVEFGGENYLIPSDISLDKRDGLPIFSTQLSPILSKMNATGKRLNIAIIDACRENPFVEQPSRGAKIGGLVNVQASGTFVAYSAESGKVANDGTGQLSPFAKALSENIETPQSIESLFKKVRVSVKRETDEEQIPTTYSSIDGEFYFKLPSEDDLKQVQIQQVQRQNDKPVSKKNRIYVSTTPSDAKVRILNIRPKYYNGIDLKTDKALLEVSKSGYKKYLKWHRNLGDEVVLSVELERKALKQVQRETPKNENTELDSVWIDNEQNLMWQKYKGKERINWNKATNYCKNLKLSGFSDWRLPTRTEAKNLLTEYYVEFDNYENWKKWFDKNKHKRNNNKFLNNKISQFLPIFIWTSTINKTYSSPSWIVDFYDGRDYWRSQTSDNFAVCVRDL, translated from the coding sequence TTGGGAATTTTCTCTTTTGGTAAAATCAAAAAAAATGAAACGGGAATGATTTTAAGATTTTTTCTTTTAACTGTTGTGGTATTTTCTCCGCTTTTTTCACTTGACCATGCGATGAGGTTGAAAATGGAGGCTGAGTCAAAAGTGGCACTCGTTGTTGGAAATAGCGAATATTCCAAAAGCAACTATTTCGACAAATTACCAAATCCGACAAATGATGTTCGGGAAATTTCGAGGAAACTCAAAAGTTTAGGTTTTGCAGTTATCGAGGGACACAATCTTTCGGAAAGTGAATTAAATCGAAAATTGAAAATGCTCTACTACAAATTGTCAAAAAGTGAAAAAGGGGTAGGGCTTTTCTATTTTGCAGGACACGGGGTTGAATTTGGTGGAGAAAACTATCTAATTCCGAGTGATATTTCACTGGATAAAAGAGATGGATTACCAATTTTTTCGACTCAACTCTCACCGATTTTGTCAAAAATGAATGCAACGGGAAAACGGTTGAACATTGCAATTATTGATGCATGTCGGGAAAATCCGTTTGTGGAACAGCCATCGAGGGGAGCAAAAATCGGAGGTTTGGTGAATGTTCAGGCGAGTGGGACTTTTGTGGCATATTCTGCGGAGAGTGGAAAAGTTGCAAATGACGGAACGGGACAACTCTCACCGTTTGCAAAAGCACTTTCAGAAAATATCGAAACTCCACAATCTATCGAGTCGCTATTTAAAAAAGTTCGGGTTTCAGTGAAACGGGAGACGGACGAAGAGCAAATCCCAACAACTTACAGTTCAATTGATGGAGAGTTCTATTTTAAATTGCCGAGTGAAGATGATCTGAAACAAGTTCAGATACAACAAGTTCAAAGACAAAATGACAAACCAGTTTCAAAGAAAAATCGGATTTATGTTTCAACAACTCCGAGTGATGCAAAAGTGAGAATTTTGAATATTCGACCAAAATATTACAATGGAATTGATTTGAAAACAGATAAAGCACTTCTCGAAGTTTCAAAATCTGGTTATAAAAAATATCTGAAATGGCATCGAAATTTGGGTGATGAGGTCGTTCTTTCTGTTGAACTTGAGAGAAAAGCTCTGAAACAAGTTCAGAGGGAAACCCCGAAAAACGAAAATACTGAACTTGATTCAGTATGGATTGACAACGAACAAAATTTGATGTGGCAAAAATACAAAGGAAAAGAAAGAATTAATTGGAACAAAGCAACAAACTATTGCAAGAATTTGAAACTTTCTGGTTTTTCAGATTGGAGATTGCCAACTCGAACAGAGGCAAAAAATCTTTTGACTGAATATTATGTAGAGTTTGATAATTATGAAAATTGGAAAAAATGGTTTGATAAAAACAAACACAAAAGAAACAATAATAAGTTTTTAAATAACAAAATTTCACAATTTTTACCAATTTTTATATGGACATCAACAATAAATAAAACTTATAGTTCCCCTTCTTGGATTGTCGATTTCTACGATGGACGCGACTATTGGCGCAGTCAGACGAGCGATAACTTTGCTGTTTGTGTCCGTGACTTATAG